The genome window GGGCTGCCAAATATTTTGACAAGGATATCTCTTTTATCCTGGATATAGGCGGCCAGGACATGAAAGCTATCTATATCAATAACGGGGCGGTATCCAATATTCAGGTCAATGAGGCCTGCTCATCCGGCTGCGGATCATTTATTGAAACCTTTGCCCGTTTCATGGGGTATGAAGTGGCTGATTTTGCAAAAATAGCATGTGAGCGGAACACCCCTTTTGATCTGGGCACCAGGTGCACTGTTTTTATGAATTCCAAAGTAAAACAGGCCCTCCGTGAAGGCGCTTCGATTTCAGACATTTCAGCCGGACTGGCTTATTCGGTAATAAAAAATTCACTTTATAAGGTTTTAAAATTAAAAGATACTGTAGTTCTGGGTAACCGGATTATTGCCCAGGGCGGAACATTCAAAAATCATGCGGTACTGAGAGCCTTTGAACTTCTTCTTCAGAAAAAGGTTATCCGACCTGATATACCGGAGCTCATGGGAGCATTCGGAGCGGCTCTTACAGCAGCCGCAAATCATAGTTTGCGGCCGGATCAATCAACCCTGTTTAATGGAGTTGCAGAACCTGATTTAAAAATTGAGTTTACAAAAAAAGAGATTGAATGCAAGGGATGTGAAAACAGATGCGCTGTGGCGCAGTTTCTTTTTACAAACGGGAATCGTTTTTATACCGGCAATCGGTGTGAGCGTCATTTCAGCAACGGAGCCGGAGCAAAAAATGCCGGAATAAATCTGGCATCCGAAAAAATAAAGCTTTTGTTTCAGCGAAATACCGAGCCGTCAAGCAAGCCCATTTTGACCTTCGGCATCCCCGGATGTTTGAATATATATGAAAATTTTCCATTTTGGTGCGAGTTGCTGGTTTCCTGCGGCTTTAAGGTGGAGCTTTCCTCTCCGTCTAATTTTAAACTTTTTGAAAAAGGGCTCTCCACGGTCATGTCTGAAAACATTTGTTTTCCGGCCAAACTGGCTCATGGGCATATTTTTGATTTAATAGACAGGGGAGTTGACCGAATATTTTATCCCAATGTTGTTTATGAAAACATGGAATATACGGAGGCTTTGGACAGTTATAACTGCCCGGTTGTGACAGGTTATCCGGATGTTTTAAAGAGCGCCATCGACCCGGAAGGAAAATACAAGATTCCGCTTGATAATCCGGCCGTCAGTTTCAAGGATAAACGCCTGCTGAAAAAACAGTTGCACCTTTTTTTAAAACAGTTCGGCATCAGTGCCGGAACAGTCTCGAAAGGTGTTGAAAAAGGACTGGCAGCCCAGGGTAAATTCAGAGCGGAACTTAAGCAAAAAGCCGGAATACTTATGGCCGGTGCGGAACAAAAAGGTGAGCTGGTAGTCGTGCTGGCCGGGAGGCCTTATCATATAGATCCGCTGATCAATCACGGGATACCCAATCTTCTGGCAGGAATGGGGGTTCATGTAATCACGGAAGACTCTATTCCTGAAGATAATAAAACCGACCTGGCGGATATCAGGGTGCTGACCCAGTGGGCTTATGCCAACCGGCTTTTTGCGGCGGCCGAATGGGTCGCCCAAAATCAAAATACCGAGATAGTTCAGATAACCTCCTTTGGCTGCGGACCGGACGCTATTACTTCCGACGAGATAAGGGATATCATCGTAAATTCCGGCAAAATCTATACAATGATCAAAATGGATGAAATCGCAAACCTCGGCGCTGTTAAAATCAGGCTGAGATCCATGCTTGAAGCTGTCAGGGAAAACCGGTCAGCCGGCAACAGTATTCAAAAAAAAGCGCCGAAAATATATCCTGTTTTCACACCTCAAGACAAAAAGAAGACCCTGATTGCCCCATATTTTTCACCTTTTTATTCTCCCCTTATTCCCCCTGCATTCCGGCCCTTCGGATTAAAGGTGGAGGTGCTTCCGCCCCAGGATAAGGCCTCTGTGGAATTCGGACTGAAGCATATTAATAATGATATGTGCTATCCGGCCGTGATGGTGGCCGGCGATATTATCAAAGCCTTTAAAACCGGCAGATACGACCCTGCCGGCACTTCCGTTATAATGACCCAGACCGGCGGCCAATGCCGGGCGTCTTCTTATGTCGGCCTGATCAGAAAATGTCTGGCCGCAGACGGTCTGGATCAAATTCCGGTGGTTACATTATCAGGAGACGGTCTTGAACCCCAATCGGGATTTCAGATTGACAGAAAAGATCTTTTTAAACATTTGGGCCTGGGCATAATTTTTGCCGACCCTGTTGCTCATATGTGTATCTCAACTGCGGCAAGGGAAAAGAATCCCGGAGACGCAAAGAGGCTGCATGCAAAATATCTTGCTGAAATGAATTACGGTATTGAAAATGCTGATTATAATTACCTGTTGAATTTATTAAAAAGGGCAGTCAGCAGTTTTAATGATATTGAGATTTGCGGAGAATCAGCCCCTAAAATCGGTGTGGTCGGAGAAATTTTTGTTAAATACAATTTTTTTTCCAATGGAAATATAATTGAATGGCTTTCACAGCAGGGGGTGGAAGTTGTGCTGCCGTCTCTGCATAATTTTTTCGCTCAAAGAATAATAAATGAAACCTATAACCAAAAGACTTTTTTTAAACAGTCGCTGGTGGATCTTATCAAAACCAGGATCCTTGATATTTACACAGGTTATCACCTTTTTCGGATAGAGCGGGTAATGCAGGATTTCCGGTTTTACAGAAAACCCTTTAACTTAAAGAAGCTGGCCGAAACCACGGAGCAGGTGGTCAGCCTGGCCAACCAGTTCGGCGAAGGATGGCTTTTGACCGCTGAAATGATCGGGATGCTGGAAAACGGGATCGGGAATATAGTCTGTTTGCAGCCTTTCGGGTGCATCTCCAATCACATCACCGGCAGCGGGATGGAGAAAAAGCTTAAACAGATGTACCCTTATTTTAATCTTCTTTCCCTTGATATGGATGCCGGTTCCAGCGAAGTTAATATTTTAAACAGGCTTCATTTTATGCTCATTGCGGCAAAGGAAGAGAGCGCTTGCGGTCTGGCTGATTTTGACAGGCCTTCCATGATCCGGCATAGTTTTATTCCCCGCATCTGGCCAGTGGAAGCGTTTATTTTTAATAATTACCTTTCCCCTGATCTGGAAAAATGGAAATCATGGGTATCCGGACTGGGATTATGGAAAAAAGCGGAAAATTTTATTCACAGGGACAACGGGAAGTAAATTGAGAATTATGAATTATGAATTATGAATTGAAGGAATTCTACTAATTTATAAAAGGAGGTAAGATCATGAGTGAGAATCAAATCAAAGACCGCATTATTGAAGAATTGAAAAAAACCAAAGAAGCAGGCAAAATCGCTGGTGACAAGGTGCGAGAAATTGTAAAGTCGGCGGTCTCGGCAGCCGGTGCGGAATTGAAAGGCAGCGCGGAAAAACTTCGTCCGGTTGTTAAAGATGCTGTAGCGGCGGCCGTGGAAGGATTAAAAGATATCGGCGCCGATGTTCAGGAGAATGTGGAAAAAGCCGTGGAAGGAGCCGTGGAAGGAGCACGCAGCCGTGGAGATCAGGCGGTTGAATCCGCCATCAACGAAATTGAAAAGCTTGAGGTTAAACTGCAGGAAGAAAAAAACAGGCTGGCCCAAAGTTTAAGAGAGGGACTGGCCGGAGCCAAAGAGGCCGGGGCAGAATTAAAAGACGATATCGGTGAACGGGTGGAATCTGCGGTGACGGATATTAAACTTGAGAGCACCGATCTCCTGGGGCTGACCAAGGAAACCGTTAAAGAAGCGGTCAAGCAGGCCCTCGATTCCGGTAAGGATCTGCAAAAAACCGTTACCCGCATAACCGCTGATATTACTGAAAAAGCCGTAAAAGAAGGGAACTTAAGTGCGGAAAGAATCAAAAAAATAACCGCCAGGATCATATCCGGGGCAGTGGAGGCGGCCGAAGAAAGCGGCAAGGAAGTTAAAGAAGTTGCTTCCGGAGCTTTCGAAGGCACCCGTGAAGGACTTGCCTCGGCAGTGGAAATGGTTGGAGAAAAGGCAAAGGCTTTTGTACAAAAAGATTTGGCTAAAACAAAGGAAGAGTTTGAAGTTATCGAGGAACTTTTTCTGGAAACCAGCCGCAAGGTCGCAATACGCTCGGGTGAAACCGCAAAGCGAATATTGAATCAACTTGCAGATAGAAGCGCTTCATCAGCCTCTGTATTGAAAGAGAAAACCAGTCATGCCGCTGAAAAAGCAGCCGAAAAATTAAAAAAGACCGGCCTGGATGCCGCAAAGGCCACTGCCGATGCCGCCGGCAAGGCCGCCCATGTGATGGCGGAAGAAGCCAAAATTCTTGGCAGGAGGTCTCTTAATGTGGCCAGGGGAGCCGCTTCAGGATTGTGGAAAGGCGCCAAGGATGCATTAAAGAAAAGTAAAGAGGAGGAGTAAAAAATTGCGACCTGTGCGGTTAGCTTTTTGCCATTAGCAGTGAGCTTTTGGATAAAACTGTTTAACATTCTCTTTACCTCATTGACCTGTTGATTAATTTTTATAAAATCTCTAATTTCCACCACTTTTCAATGCTAACGGCTAACCGCTAATAGCTACTGGAACAAAATTTATGAAATATTTCTTATTGCTTATACTTCTGTTTCCAACATCTCTTTTTAGTGCGGAATGTCCCAATGATGTAAAAAAGAGTAAAACATTCAGTTTGTACTTTGAAAATGATCTTTTCGGCAATACAGACAAAGGTTACACTAACGGCACAAAATTATCCTGGGTTTCAAACGATCTGACAGGATATACGGAAAGCGGCCGGCTTCCGGAATGGAGCCTGCCGTATGTGTGTAAGATTCCTTTTATCAATAAACCGGGGCTGCAGCGGAATGTTACTTTATCTCTGGGGCAGAACATTTATACTCCGGAGCACATTGAAAACAAAGAGCTGATTAAAAATGACCGCCCTTATGCAGGCTGGACATATTTTGGAGCGGCATTTCACAGTAAAAACTACTCGCACCTGGATTCACTGGAAATACAGGTGGGTATAGTCGGTCCCGAATCATTTGCCGAACAGACCCAAAAATTTGTGCACCGGGTTCGGGGTTCTCAACAGCCCGAAGGCTGGGATCATCAGCTTAAAAATGAACCCGGCCTGGCTCTGATATATGATCACAAGACTCGCATCATGCGCGCAAACTACAGTGGTATTGATATTGATGCAATCACTCATGCGGGCGGGGCAATTGGTAATGTTTATACCTTTGCCGACACAGGGATGGAAGTTCGCTGGGGCTTAAATATTCCTTCCGATTTCGGCACCTCCCTGATACGTCCTTCCGGGGACTCCAATGCCCCGGTCAATGCCGGAGACCCACGCATTTCATGCGACAATAATTTCAGCCTTTACATGTTTACCATGGTAAACGGATACCTTATGCTTCATAATATTTTTCTGGATGGAAACACCTTTACCGACAGCCACAGCGTTGACAAAAAATATTTTGTAGGCGAAATAGGAGCCGGTATAGGGATGATTTACCATCGCTATAAGCTTTCATTCGCGCAGATATTACGAACAAAAGAATTTAACCGTCAGGACAGCGCCCAGGCTTTTGCCTCCATTACATTTTCTTTTACATATTGATTAAACTCAAGGCTGAAGGGTGTGAGGATACTTTAAACACAAGGAGATTTATCTTGGTAAATCCTGAACGGATTAATGCCGATAATTAAAATATTATGGAAAATAAAGATTACTACAAAATTCTGGATGTTTCAAAAACCGCAAAAGCGAATGAAATAAAAGAATCTTATCGCAAGCTGGCTTTAAAATACCATCCCGATCGCAACCAGGACAGTCCGGAAGCGGTAAGCAAAATGAAGCTTATTAACGAAGCCTATGCCGTGCTTTCAGATAACAGGAAACGCGATGAATACGATACTATGCAGCAGCAGTTCGGGACGAATAGCTATTCCCGGTTCCGCCAGTCATATACCGATCAGGATATTTTCAACGGTTCCGATATAAATCAGATTTTTGAGGAACTGTCTAAATCATTCGGTTTAAGGGGTTTTGAGGATATCTTCAGCGAACATTATGGGAACCGGTTTCACCGTTTTGAGTTCAAGCGGCCCGGGTTTTATGCCCGGGGGGGTGTTTTTTTCGGCGCTCCAGGCCGCAAAAGAGGTTGCCGCAGGTCTGTTTCATACCGACGCCAGGCACGGTTGTCCGGCAATGTAGGCAAATTATCACGCTATGTGTTTAATAAAATAAGCGGCATGGAATTACCCGAGGATGGTTCCGACATCCGGGATGTTATTTCTATTTCCGCGCAAAAAGCGCGGCAGGGTGGTTCGCATGCTTACTACTTGAAACAGAAAGCTAAAAAACTGATTATCCAGATACCACCCGGCGTGCATAAGGGGCAACAGATCCGGCTGGCGGGAATGGGAGCGGACGGCAAAGGCGGCGGGCGTTGCGGAGATTTATATCTTAAGGTAAAAATCAAGAAAGCGATGCTTGAAAAAATTAATAAATTTATCGCCCGCTTAAAAAATTAGGAAAGGTGAAATGGCATGCCATTGAATGTGTGATACGTGTATTTGTTAATTGTCGTGATCAATAATGAAGAGATTCTGGATGATCTTTTAGCCGGATGGCTTGATATGGGCATTACAGGAGCAACCGTGGTTGAGAGTACGGATTCCCTGCAACTGATCAGCCATCATATCCCCATTTTTGCCGGATTCAGAACCCTTACAAGCGGCGGGGCACTTCATAACAAAACTCTTTTTACCGGTATAGAAAATATAAAAATTTTAGACAAGGCTGTCGATTATCTCGAAACATTGTGCAGCGACACAGGGATACCCTCCCAGGGTATTTACTTTGTTGTTCCTCTTGTGCGGTTCAAGAGGCTCGGGCAGGATCTTGATCCTTCCGGAAGGCATCGGCACCTGGAAAAAAAACTCGGACGCCCCTTAAAAACCGCTTCCGACAAAAAGCAAGGGCCAAAAAAGAAGTGACAGCTCTGATTATTCTTTTCCCGCCTCACCTGTCAGTCTGAGTGCTATTTTGAAAGTTATGGGGCCGATTACCTGGTTGATCGTAATGACAGCCAGGACAATGGTTGACAGGTAAACTCCGATTTCCCGGGACTGGCGGGCGGCAAGCTGGGCCAGCCCAATGGCGACCCCCGCCTGGGTGATATATGCCATCCAGGCATTCCTCTTATGTTTTACAGGATCTTTGTTTAAGGAGCCTGCCAGCCATGTTGCCGTAAAGATACCTAAGACCCTGACAAATGCAATACATAATGCAAGGGGCCAGCACATACGAAGCGCTTCAATATCCAGGGCGGCTCCGGCCAGGGTAAAAAACAGGAGGTAAATCGGCAGGGAAACCCTGTCCAGACTGCCAAGAAAGAGATTGCCTTCCCGGCTGAAATTCTGGACTGTAAATCCAGCGCTCATACATATCAGCAATGGCTCCAGGTGGAAAACGACATTGAAATGCGTTTCCATTAAGGGATTTACCGCCACGCAGGTTTTGGTTACAGTAAAAGAGATGAAAAGCAGGATAAGTGTAAGATCATGACCGGCAGATCTGATGTAAAATGATATGAACTTTCCCAGCAAGCCGCCAATGAAAAAAGAAACTGCTATGGCACAAAATAATATATAAAACGCTTGGTAATCGATAGCGCCCGATTCTGCCAGAACCACCTGAACCGCGGTCATTGCAATTGTAAAAAAAATAATTATAAAAACATCCATAACAATTGTTACCCCCAGGATCGTATCCGTAAAAGGACCGGATGCCCGGCATTCATTTATAATCGCTATGGCGGATGACGGTGAACGGGCAATGGCGATAACGCCCAAAAGGAGAGCAAAGGCAATTATCTGGGGGTGGGTGAGATTTCGAATAAATTGAAAATAATGGCCGGTAAAAATAATGAAATTATATACAAAACAGAAGACCAGGATGGAAAGAAGAATGGTATTAAGGGAAATTGCTATCCCACGTTTCTTAAGAGACTCGATTTTTAGAGCCCCTCCGGCCGTCATTGCAATAAAGCTAAGGGCAATATCATCGATTAAACTGAATTTGCGCACCATTTCAAAATCCAAAAAACCTGTTATATAAGGTCCGGCAATTATACCTGAAAATATATAACCGCTGATAAGAGGAAGCCCGACCGTTTTGAAGAGCTGAGCGGAGGAATAGGCCGCAAGCATAACAAATCCGAGAGCAAAACTTTCATAACCTGTTTGTCCAAATTTCCCTTCCTTATTCAGGTAGTTAATCCCTGCTGCGAATAAGGTTAAAAAAATAAGGAACAGGAAATTTGCCATCAAACTTTTCTGTAATGGATCAGGTCTGGTCATTTGTCTTTTCCAAGCAGCCGCTCTAACAGGTTTGGGCTTAAAATATCATTATATATTACTGAAATTAGAACCATGCAGGTAACCAGGGATATATTAGGGCCGGAAAATCCTTTTTGAAAATCGAGAAGTATAGCCAAAGGAAGACCTCCCGGGCATAGTAGACCGATTCCCAAAAGGGACGGGTATTTTTTCATCTCTGAACCAATGCGCGTGACAACATATCCTCCCAATATTTTGCCAAAAAAACGAAGCATGCAGTAAGCAGCGGCCGGAAACAGAATCCATATGGTCTCAAAATGCCAACTCACCCCAAGAAAAATCAATAAAATAAGATAAACAGGCTTTTCAATACCGATAAAAACTGCAAAAAGCCGGTTCTCATTTTTCGTCAGATTAACAAGGCTGAATCCCACCAGAAAATTTATTATAAGAGGTGAAAAATTTAGAATCATTGCGGTTCCGCCTGTAAATACCACCATGCCGATAGCAAGAAGGATCAGTTCCGGACCCTCCCTGCGGATTGAAAGCAAAATAGCAAAGAGGATAATACACCCCAGGCAGGCGCCCATATACAACAGAGCATTCATGCCGATGTGATGAAATAGGCCGGCTTCGAAAAAAACAGGGGTGCGGGGAAAAAAAGCCAGTCCAAAAACGAGTATCGCGATCAAGCCGTCGATACTTGAAATATATTGCAAAAGTTTCACAGTATTATCATGTTTTCTGATCGACCGTGTTGTGCTAAGGGCTAAACCGGTGGGAGCGGTGCATGATGCAACAGCAGACAATACCAGTATCGCCGGAAGTGATAATTTGCCTGCCAAAAAGTCGATATTCGTTAAAATTAAATAACTTCCGGCAAAAACAATAATAAAAGCAATAAACCCCTCTAAAATGGAACCGATTAAAAATTCAAAGGGATACCGTTTTATTTTTCTGATTTCAAGCTGCAGGCCAAAAAGGAATCCGATCCATCCAAGCAGGAATGTTGTAAATGGTTCAAGGGCCTTTACGGTTTCATTGTCTATAATATTTAGCAACCTGGGGCCGAGGAGAAACCCAAGAAATAGAAACTCCGTGCCGGAGAGGTAAAATACACGCATAAAAAGGGGGGGTTTGAAGTTTTTAAATGAAAGGTGATATCCGCTGAAAGCAAGAAAAATAATCAGGAGAGAAGCAAAGATAATTTTCAATTTTATATCCTGTAGCAGACCTGATAAATCAGATTTGTTTTTATTATTATATTTTGGACAGCCTTCTTTTTTCAGCTTACATTTACTTTGTACAAACACTGGATTTTACCGCAGAGATCGCTGGGATAATATTACATAAATTTAAACAATTCCTCTGCGCTTTCTGCGTCCTCTGCGGTAAAAATACCGATTCTATAGATTATAATATAATTCATTTTATAATGAAAGTACCAATAGGTTACCCTATAAGTTCCCGAACCGCCGCTAAAAGCTCTTCTCGTTAAACAGGTTTGGAGAAGGTGTACCCTGCGCCTAATTTCTTGGCCATGCTTAGATATTTCTCCGGACCAATTCGTCCACCTCCTGAAATGGCAATAATCTTCGAATCCGGAAAGTTTTGTTTGAGTTCAATGATTGTCTCGAGACCTTCCTTTCGTTCATCCATCATCTTTCTTATTGTCCTGGCAATCTTATTTCTGATAATGGGTTTCATAACATATTCCCGAATCCCTAAGGCTTTAGCTTTACTTTCATCCATTAACCCGCTGGCGCTCGACCGCTGATTCCTCTAAGGGAAGGTTCTCTACGGAATTGATCTGCAGGGCATCGAGTTTGCTATTCCTTATATCTGAGTTTTAGGATTGGTTTTGGTTGATTTGTTTTACATATCATAATAGAAATAATTTAGGAATTGTGAATTCAGGATCGGGAGATTAAGGTGAGTCCAAAAGTAAATAAAATTACATCTGTTTACAAAGGCAAAGTGTTTGATCTTGTCAATGAAGAGATTACCCTTGAAAATGGAAAATCCACCAAAATGGATATCATACGGCACCCTGGAGCGGCCGCTATAATTCCGTTTTTGGATAAAGATACTCTTATATTGCTGAAGCAATACAGGCATGCAATAGGTGAATATATTTGGGAAATCCCGGCCGGCACGCTGGAGCAGGATGAAGATCCGATTGAGTGCGCTTATAGAGAATTGACCGAGGAGACCGGGTATGCAGCAGGCAAAATGGAACAAATCGGCGCAATAACGCCTGTGCCGGGATATTCAGACGAAAGAATTCTCATTTTTGCGGCCTATGATCTGAAACAGGCAGAGCAGAACCTGGACGATAATGAAGTCCTGGAAGTCTATGAAGTCAAGTTTTCAGATGCGATTGATATGATTTATAATGGTGAGATAACGGACGGCAAGACTATTACGGGTCTTTTGATGTCAAGTAGAGACAAGGCATGCCTTGTCTCTACAGCGTTACAATAGAATAAAGGCTGAAAGAGATTGCCCCCTTCAGCCTTTTGAAAATAATTAACTACCCCTATCAGCGCTGCATCAGATTAGAATTCAACGGCAACCTGGGCTGATACGGTATCATTCTGTGCATTTGTGCCGCCGTCGCTTTCGCTGTAATCTTCATCGTGCATATATTCAAGCTTAAGCATGGTGTTTTCCAGGATACTAATTCCGATTACGCCCATATAACGGTCTTCGGGCAAAGCAAGATAATCGTCGAACGACCCTGGAGTATAATCAACAAACACGCAATCGTTTGTTCCCTGATAGGCTAAAGCGAAGGTCGTTTCCCTGCCTAAAATTTCCTGCGTAAAAGCTGCTTCAAAATTCCATGATTCAGGGTTTGCTTTTTTCCCTCTTGTGTTCATTTCACCAGCATTATAATCGTCAATAGCTCCAACATATTCACCTATAAACTGGAACGGACCCACATTCATTACAAGGTGCGCTGCAAGGCCGGAAACATAATCATCGATTTCATCACGCCCCCCTCCTACCAAATTATCTGATACATCATCCAAAACATCTGTCAAAACATCAGAGTCGGTGATATCGTTGATATAATCACAGCCTATATCAAAGCTAAACTGATCCTGCTCAAATGCAAATCCGATATTGGCGCCGTAGTTGTCGACCTTATTGCTATTGTTGGAGCCTTCGCTTACATCACCATTAAAGGTATATACCGACCCGTAAAAACCTTCGAATTCAAAGCCGATCTGCGCCGCGCTTTCCCTGGTTTCACCAAGTTCCAGTGTCAGTGGATCCTGAATCATGTTTGATTCAAAATTACCGAAGGGCACATACATTTTACCTGCTGACAGATAAAGCGGGAATTTTTCGGTATTACCAATGGTTATTATCGCTTCATCCACTGTAAAGTCTTCTGTATCATCATCCTCATACAGAAACAGTAAATGACCGTTGACCCATTCATTTATCCGGGCGTCAATCTCCAGTTCCACGGTGGCAAGGGTGATATCGCTGGAATCGCGGTTACCGTAGAGGCCGCTGCCCCTGCTTGCCGTATAACCTTCGACTTCTATAAGCCCGTGGATATCGACTCTTTCAAGGAAATCATTCACAACTGCTGTTTTTGAGACTTGTTTCTCGAGATTTGAAAGACGGTCGGCCACGTTCATTTTGCCGACATGCTCTTTGCCGGGCGTCACTCGCTCCTGTTCTACACTTGCCTCAACAGCCTGCTTTAAGTCAGCAGCTTCTTCAGTCGTTACAATCCCTTTTTTTTCTAGGAGCTTTAACAGCATCTCTGTTTCAGAACTCATGGCAAAGACATTAAAATTGATGAAAAAAATAGAGCAAATTAAAGCAGCTCCCATTATAAACCAGTTTTTCTTTTTCATTGAACATCCTTTCGTTAAAGATATTGTAATAGACTAACAAAATTTTTTTAGGTAAGCCTAACTAAAAACTATAAACTCACCTCCCTTCATATTTTTATATATTGTTTGGTAGACCGATAAATATCAATTAACCAAAACATAAGTCAAGAAAAAAAATCCCCGAATCGCATAACGACCCGGGGATTTCCCTTTTTTATCCTCAGAATTTTGATTTGATATTATTAATTGCTTCACGAAATATATCATCTATGATCAGGCAGGTCTTCTGACTCTCGGATCTATAGATCTTCAGATAATTCATTTCACAAGGCCAGAGGGAGGAAGGCGTATTATAATACTCCGACGACCGATAACGCAGTGAAATTATTTATGTGGAAATCTATATCTAACAACCGCACCTTCCCATTAAACTACAACAGTGGTTTTTCGCGGTCTTCGTCCCCGATTACAGCGGCGGGCCCGTCCTCGATTTTAACGAGGTTCCCTGTTAGGCTTGAACAGCACCTGATCATTATTATTTTATAATACTAGCATA of Desulfosarcina sp. BuS5 contains these proteins:
- a CDS encoding LbtU family siderophore porin, which gives rise to MKKKNWFIMGAALICSIFFINFNVFAMSSETEMLLKLLEKKGIVTTEEAADLKQAVEASVEQERVTPGKEHVGKMNVADRLSNLEKQVSKTAVVNDFLERVDIHGLIEVEGYTASRGSGLYGNRDSSDITLATVELEIDARINEWVNGHLLFLYEDDDTEDFTVDEAIITIGNTEKFPLYLSAGKMYVPFGNFESNMIQDPLTLELGETRESAAQIGFEFEGFYGSVYTFNGDVSEGSNNSNKVDNYGANIGFAFEQDQFSFDIGCDYINDITDSDVLTDVLDDVSDNLVGGGRDEIDDYVSGLAAHLVMNVGPFQFIGEYVGAIDDYNAGEMNTRGKKANPESWNFEAAFTQEILGRETTFALAYQGTNDCVFVDYTPGSFDDYLALPEDRYMGVIGISILENTMLKLEYMHDEDYSESDGGTNAQNDTVSAQVAVEF
- a CDS encoding NUDIX domain-containing protein, whose product is MSPKVNKITSVYKGKVFDLVNEEITLENGKSTKMDIIRHPGAAAIIPFLDKDTLILLKQYRHAIGEYIWEIPAGTLEQDEDPIECAYRELTEETGYAAGKMEQIGAITPVPGYSDERILIFAAYDLKQAEQNLDDNEVLEVYEVKFSDAIDMIYNGEITDGKTITGLLMSSRDKACLVSTALQ